The Armatimonadota bacterium genome contains a region encoding:
- a CDS encoding LemA family protein, whose product MAPFFGDNIGGLLVFGFCFLVCPIIYYIATYNRLIRLKNHVTESWSNVDVVLRRRYDLIPNLVETVKAYAAHEAKLFADIAALREAAMRSVTSGVVKARAETAMVNEVNKLLVRIEAYPDLKSSANFLQLQNELVETEDRIAAARRFYNSNVREYNAAIASFPSSIIANAGGHVEEEYFEVDDIRVRNPIQVQI is encoded by the coding sequence ATGGCACCTTTCTTTGGAGATAATATCGGGGGCTTGCTTGTTTTCGGCTTTTGCTTCTTGGTCTGTCCTATCATTTACTATATTGCAACGTACAACCGGTTAATTCGACTGAAGAATCACGTTACTGAGAGTTGGTCGAATGTTGATGTTGTTTTGCGCCGGCGATATGATCTGATTCCAAATCTTGTCGAAACTGTTAAGGCGTATGCTGCTCACGAAGCCAAGTTGTTTGCCGATATCGCCGCGCTGCGTGAAGCGGCGATGCGATCTGTGACTAGTGGAGTGGTAAAGGCTAGAGCAGAGACAGCGATGGTAAATGAAGTTAACAAATTGCTTGTTCGAATTGAAGCGTATCCTGATCTGAAGTCAAGCGCGAACTTTCTACAGCTTCAAAACGAATTAGTAGAAACTGAAGATCGTATTGCTGCGGCGCGAAGATTTTATAATTCGAACGTCAGAGAATACAATGCGGCGATCGCGTCTTTTCCTTCTTCGATCATCGCCAATGCGGGCGGACACGTCGAAGAAGAGTATTTTGAGGTGGATGACATCCGGGTGAGGAATCCGATTCAAGTTCAAATCTGA
- a CDS encoding dCMP deaminase family protein — MNSRPSWDAYFMQIAHLVKTRATCPRRQVGAVIVREKRILSTGYNGAPRGLSHCPEGGPVNDWPTGCMRAGHCIRSLHAEQNALLQAAMIGIPCEGSTMYVTCQPCNMCAKMVINAGIERVIYEGDYPDEFSLELFRESELEVLRYTEGGLEVVFKP; from the coding sequence ATGAACTCCCGTCCGAGTTGGGATGCCTATTTTATGCAGATCGCGCATTTGGTCAAGACGAGGGCCACTTGCCCGCGACGCCAGGTTGGTGCGGTGATTGTGCGGGAAAAGAGGATTCTTTCGACCGGATACAATGGCGCACCGCGCGGACTTTCTCATTGTCCCGAAGGCGGACCCGTGAACGATTGGCCGACCGGATGTATGCGCGCCGGGCACTGCATTCGCAGCCTTCATGCGGAGCAAAATGCATTGCTTCAAGCTGCAATGATCGGAATTCCTTGTGAAGGGTCGACCATGTATGTGACTTGTCAGCCGTGCAACATGTGCGCCAAGATGGTCATCAATGCGGGAATAGAGCGGGTGATTTATGAAGGCGATTACCCTGACGAATTCTCCCTGGAACTGTTTCGGGAATCCGAATTGGAAGTATTACGATACACCGAGGGCGGCCTGGAGGTCGTCTTTAAACCGTGA
- a CDS encoding undecaprenyl/decaprenyl-phosphate alpha-N-acetylglucosaminyl 1-phosphate transferase, translated as MSFDWLAQVVEQSKPLAGYRYPLLCFGVALLASWVLTPLVRKLAIEKGAVDDPKRDDRRIHKEPLPRWGGLAIYAGLVIALLVILPFAYPYKPFPAYLLGVLVVGGILVVAGALDDLYQYSAKVQLLLLLGAGVAVQFAFDGVGRIQINSLGIPLVDNQFISLKEQWIAIPLTAIYIFVITKTMDTIDGVDGLAAGIATISASTLCVIGTYGGQPRVALIAAAVAGAALGFLRHNYNPAKIIMGTGGAYILGFTLSCLSIVGAMKTAAAVALIIPILVFGVPVFDAFFVMTRRAIAGVPLTQADKRHVHHQLLSRGLNQRQTVWVLYSVAAVLCAALLILVVKR; from the coding sequence GTGAGTTTTGATTGGTTGGCCCAAGTTGTTGAGCAGAGCAAGCCGCTGGCTGGGTACCGCTACCCGCTTCTTTGCTTTGGTGTGGCCCTTTTGGCCAGTTGGGTATTGACGCCATTAGTTCGAAAGCTTGCCATCGAGAAAGGCGCGGTAGATGATCCAAAGCGCGATGATCGCCGTATTCACAAAGAGCCGTTGCCGCGTTGGGGCGGATTAGCAATCTATGCCGGCCTCGTGATCGCGTTGCTTGTCATCTTGCCATTCGCCTATCCATACAAGCCATTTCCAGCCTATCTTTTGGGAGTGCTGGTCGTCGGGGGGATCTTGGTGGTCGCGGGCGCGCTCGATGACCTTTACCAATACTCGGCCAAAGTCCAACTGTTGTTGCTGTTGGGAGCAGGCGTTGCGGTTCAGTTCGCCTTCGACGGCGTCGGGCGAATCCAGATCAATTCGCTTGGAATCCCATTGGTGGACAACCAATTCATTTCGCTTAAGGAGCAATGGATTGCCATTCCGCTGACCGCGATCTATATTTTCGTGATCACGAAAACGATGGACACGATCGATGGCGTGGATGGATTAGCCGCAGGGATCGCGACGATCTCTGCGAGCACGCTATGCGTCATCGGAACCTACGGCGGACAGCCGCGGGTGGCGTTGATCGCCGCTGCTGTGGCAGGAGCCGCCCTGGGATTCCTGCGCCACAACTACAATCCCGCAAAGATTATCATGGGCACCGGTGGAGCCTATATTTTAGGGTTTACACTGTCTTGCCTCAGCATCGTCGGCGCGATGAAAACCGCCGCTGCGGTCGCTTTGATCATCCCAATCCTCGTGTTCGGCGTGCCTGTGTTCGACGCATTTTTCGTGATGACACGCCGCGCCATCGCCGGGGTTCCGCTCACTCAGGCCGACAAACGACACGTCCATCATCAGCTTCTCAGCAGAGGATTGAACCAGCGGCAAACGGTTTGGGTGCTCTACTCTGTGGCGGCCGTGCTTTGTGCTGCCTTGTTGATTCTGGTTGTCAAACGCTAA